The genome window TTAACAGGCTTAATTCTGCCATCACTATTTTTCCTACAAACTTTAGCACAAACATCTATAACGATATCTCCCCCAAACTCTTCTGTACTTGTTGACGTATCACAAGTTAATCCACCAGATGCACTAGATCCCGCCACAGGATCTTATGTTCAAGATGGACCATATTAAGTGATGTAAATCTTGATATAGAAAAAGGGGAAATAGTAGGAATTGTTGAAGAAAGCGGTTCTGGGAAATCCACATTAGGTCACGCAATCTCCAGAATCTTACCTCCGAATGCGAGAATTCAAGGCGATATCATAATAGATGGAGTTAATTTAGCTAAGTTAAAAGATAACGATTTGCAGAAATATAGAGGAACATGGGTTTTCATGATATTTCAAAATCCATTAAACAGTCTAAACCCAGTAAAGAAGGTAGGTTCTCAGCTCCTAGAAGCTGTAAAAATTAGGCATCAAAGGGATGGAAAGAAGGTTGAAGAAGAAAGTTTAATGAAGGACGTTATTGAAGTTCTCAAAGACTTAAGATTGCCAGATCCTTATTCCATTTAGTACTTTATAGATTTTATCGTAGTCTGAATAGTTTCTTATAGTCAAAGAAGTATCCATAAACGTTTTTCAAGTACCTTGAGAGAGCCTTTACACCAAGGTGGGAACCGAGCTCATACTTCAAGATGTGGAGGAAGTTCACAACTAGGCCAACAAGCTTCATGTATCCGAGGATCTTGACTACGCTCTTGAACGAACTGCTCCTAAGGCCTAGGACCTTCAAATCCCTTATCATAGTTTCAACATCCCACCTATTCTCCCAAGTCGTTATTACCTCCTCAGAGGTCATGGTTAGATCGGTCGTGAAGAAGTACCTCCTCCCGCAACCTTTATAATTGTCAACTACAATTAATTTAATAGGAACGCCGAGGTACGTGACGGAGAACTCTCCCTCGGGGAACTCGGCGACCGGCACGGATCTACCTCCCTCGGTAACCCGCGCGCTCGCCTTGAGTTCCGAAACAACACCGGGCAGAAGAGTTCTCCCGTTCACGTACCACGAATCGAACGCTATTGAACTAACGTTAAGCCTCCTCCTCACTTTCTCTATCAGCTCAATTGCGATTTCGATCTTCGTTCTGAACTGGACTGGCTTCCCTTCTTGTTTCAAGATATTCACGACTTTTTGTGGTAGGTAGATCTCGAGGTGGATCAGGTAGACCTCGTTGGTTTCCAAGTCTCTTATTGTGGCTACAAGGATTTGGTGTGCTGGGATGTAGGTTTTATCCTTCCTGGAGTAGAAGAATTGGGTCATGTGACCTGAGACCCACGCGGCTTTAGCGTAGTATTTCTCGTTTAGTGTATCGTCTATTGAGAGCTGGACCTTGTGTTCCCCTACTAATTCCTTCACTACTTCGATTAGATCGACCTTAGCGACCTCCTCTAACTTCCTCAAGGCGTATTCGTAGTCAATTCCAGCCGTGGTGCACTTGGCCCTCATTGATCCATCCTCGATCAGAGATGCACCCAGTAACTTCTCTAGGGATTTACTGCCTAGCGTCTTCTTCACTTTCTCTAGGTACTTCCTTACCCTTGCAAATCTCCTGTTGAAGAGACTCGTTATTTTCATTGTTTAGTCTTGGTATTATCATCCTAAAAAGTTTTTAAGGTATTTCAAATTGACGTCATTTTCAGGAAACTACTATCCATTATTGACCGTTACCCTCACCAACTCTCAGGTGGACAGGTTCAGAGAATAGTTATTTCAATGGCTTTATTACTAAAGCCCAAATTGCTCATAGCTGATGAACCAACATCTGCATTAGACGTTACAATACAAGCGCAAGTAGTTAATCTATTTAAACAATTAAATAAGGAAATAAATACAAGTATCATTTTTATAACCCATGATATTTCCTTAGCTTATGTAGTATCGGATAGAATAGTAGTAATGTATGCTGGAAGAATTATGGAAGATGGAAAAGTTGAAGAAGTCTTAAAATCGCCTATGCACCCATATACACAAGGGTTAGTAGCGAGTATACCAACTGGAGATAAAACTCAAAAGTTAACTGCCATTCCGGACAATCCACCATCTTTTTTCGCGTTACCTACTGGGTGTAAGTTTAGTAATAGATGCATTAAAGTTTTTGACGTTTGTAGAAAGAAAGAGCCTAACATTATTGAGAAAAATGGAAGAAAAATAAGGTGTTGGTTATATGAGTGATAATATACTTTATAAGGCAACTAATATAAATAAATACTATCTTGCGAAGAAAAGAGGAATATTGGAATCATTATCAAGAGAACCTCCAATTTACGTTAGGGCATTAGATAATGTATCAGTAGAGATAAGAAAAAGCGAAGTCTTAGGTGTAGTGGGCGAAAGTGGTTCTGGCAAAACTACATTAGGCAAAGTACTAGCTACATTAGAAAAGCCTACTAGTGGAAACTTATTCTTTATGGGAATAGAGGTAAATGATCATAATGTAAACCTTATCAGAAAACGAATACATATGGTTTTTCAAAATCCTATGACATCCATAAATCCAAGAATGAAAGTTAAGGATATAGTTAAAGAAGCTATGAGGGAAAAAAGTGAAGAAAAAGTGAAGAAATTATTAGAAGAGGTTGGACTAGATTATAATTACGTAAAAGATAAGTATCCTAGAGAACTATCTGGTGGGCAGACACAGAGAGTAGCAATAGCGAGAGCGCTTGCTAAAGAGCCGGAATTTTTAATTCTAGATGAACCGACTTCAGCTTTAGATGCATCAGTACAGGCTCAAATTCTTAATCTACTCGTAGACTTACAAAAGGAAAGGAAACTAACATATCTCTTCATTACCCATAATATCGCGGTAGCTAGATACATCTCCGATAGAGTCATAATTATGTATGCGGGAAAAATTGTGGAAGAAGGAAATACAAAAGAAGTTATTTCGGAACCAATGCATCCATATACTCAATCATTGCTTAGCTCAGTACCAGAGTTGGGGAAGAAAGAGCTTAAACCGCCAAGCGGGGAAGTACCTAGCTTAATAAATCCGCCTAAAGGGTGTAGATTCAATCCTAGATGTCCTTTTGCTATGCCAATATGTAAAGAGAAGGAACCACCAATGGTGGAAATAAATGGAAGAAAAGTCTCTTGTTGGTTGTACGAAACCAACTGGAAGAAGGCTTCTGGTTGAAGGAACCATCATACTTGTGATTTTTTCTTTATTCTTGGAAATAACTAGCATAATTAATTATCTTATTTTCGTTGGAATATGGGGGAGTGTTCTCATGCAGTCATCTTATTCGATATCTAGCTGTAAAATTATATCAAGTTAGTAATTTTTATAATTACTCATCTTGATCTAGAGGTAACCGCGAAACTAGAACGTACAAAATAACTTAAGAAACTTTATGTGCGAGAACTGCGAGTTTTTTGAGGGTAAGCGACATGGATCTCGCAGTTCTCGCACAACTAATACTTTTGATTTTAAGAAATTTAAATCTTAAGCCAAGAAAGTACGCGCTAAAGGATATTGCACTAGCGTTAGCAGCATACTCCTTGGGAGTTCAGATCACGAAAATAGGAATCCCACCATCAACACTATACTACTACTTGAGGAAAGTGGGAATAAGAAGGAGAAGGGAGAAGAGACCAACATGCCCATCATGCAACTCCAACAGAGTAGTCAAGAACGGCTCATCCAGAGGGAAGGCAAAGTATAGATGCAAAGTGTGTGGAAGAACGTTTTACAACACGTTGAAGCACAGAATGAATAAGGAACAAAGGGAGAGAATCTTAAAGGAGTACTTGAACAGGATGAGCATGAGGGCAATATCAAGAGTTGAGGGAAAGCCATTAACTACGATCTACAGCCTAGTGAAGAGGATTGGAGCAAAGGCCTTCACGAGCTTAATAATATTGAGGGGGCAACTCAAGAGTTTCGTGGCCAAGTCTACAGTGTTTGACGAGTTCTGGACTTATCTTCGTGTTAGGCATGGGAAGGTTAGAGCGGATCTCTGGATTTGGACTGCTCTTTCTGATGGGATACCTTTCTACGAGTCTGGGGACAGAAGTTATGGGACTTTCCGTCTCCTCTTGAGCTGGTTACCTAGGAGTGGGGTAAATTATACTGATCACTACTGTGTTTATCAAGTTCTTGATAAGCGCGTAGCTAGTAAGAAGTACACTTACATTGTGGAGAGTCATAATTCTCGGTGTAGGTCTCATCTTGCTAGGTTAGCTAGGGATACTAGGGCTGTTAATAGGAGTCAGAGGATGGTGGAATATAGCTTGGCCTTGTTGAACGTTATGTATCCTCACGTGTTCTCAAGGGAGATAACGCCCTTAAACGAGACTTACTTGAGGGCAGTACAGTATATTAGAGATAATCTGATATAATTTTACTAACAGTTCTCGAATAAGATGACTGCATGAGAACACTCCCGAATATGGTATTCCACATTACTTATTATAATTGCTTGGTTCAAGAGTTATACTTACTGTATCTCGGAAAAAGAGATAATAATAAAATCACTATTAGGTAAAAAAATAATCAAAGTAGAAAATTTTAAAGAAAGCTTTGTATCACAAGGACCTATAGCAAAGAGATTGAAGTGTGGCTCAGTTTACATCATTTTAAATAACGGAAAGACCGCGATCTTATACGATATAAAAAATCCAGAAAAATTCTTCGAAAAAATTCAGAATTCCCGCCCTTAAATCATCACGTTGTCAGTACCTAGCCATAACATCACTTAAGATAGTTTAGATACGACATTTTTTATCTCATCGTAGTTTGGTTCCTTCGTTGGATCTTCGGAAACCCACTTATACCTTATTATACCATTTTTGTCAATTACAAATACTGATCTCTTAGCGAGTACATATCCCTTTAGGATTGGTAACTCTCCAGCTACACCATAAGCTTTTACAGCTTCCCTATTAAAATCACTAACAATAGTGAAATTTAGCTTATTTTGCTCCTTAAATGCTTTATTACTAAACGGCGGATCTACACTAATTCCTATAACTACTGCATTAACTTCATTAAATTTAGCAAGAGAGTCTCTAAAAGTACACATTTCTTTCGTACAAACTGAAGTAAACGCTGCTGGGTAAAATGCTAAAACCACTACTTTACCTTTAAAATCAGATGGTATTTTAACTTTTTTCAAATCTGTATCTACTAATTCCAATTCTGGAGCTTTCTCTCCTACTTCTACCATACAATAGGTTTAGTATGAGAAGATAAAAAACTCAACACTAAAAGACTTTTAAAAAATTTAAGTAGATATGCCAGGGACTGGTATCGAAAGATCAATCTCCTTGGAGTCTCTTAACACCTTTATATCAACTTGTGAACCAACCATCTCTTCTAGTGTAGCTAATAAATCTATAGGAGATTTAACTTCTTGATTATTGACTTTCAGTATAATGTCGCCCCTTCTTATACCATTTCTATACGCAGTTCCATTTGGATCTATGTTCATTACAAGTAGGCCACTTTGCCTCTTTACCCCTAAGTATGTTGCTAACGCTTTGTTCAACTTTATTACTCCAACCCCTACATAAGGCCTTACATATCTGCCAAACTTCATAACGTTTTTCACGAAACTATTAACAAGTTTGGAAGGAATTGCGAAACCTATATTCTGAGCCTCTCTTATCATCGCTGTAACAGTACCTACGACTTCACCTCTGGTATTTATAAGAGGACCTCCACTATTACCCGGATTAACAGCAGCATCTGTTTGAATTACATATATAGGAAGACCATTATGTGCCATTATAGTCCTTTCTTCACTGCTAATTATTCCCATGCTAACACTATATAAACCCAAAGGATTCCCCACTGCTAACACTATCTCTCCAGTCTTGTATTCTTTAGCCAGTTTCAGACTAGGTAAGTTTAGTGTAGTACTTAGCATCGCAAGATCGTGATATGGATTTATCGCAACTACTTGTGCTTCTTCCCTAAATCCATCTTCAGATATTACTAGTATCTCTTTTGCATTTGATATAACATGATAAGATGTTATCAGAATATTTTTCCCTATAGAGTAGCCAGATCCTATACCTTCAGCAACTTGAGGCATAAAGAACTGGTCTAGTGCAATTTGCTTTGTTATTATGGTGACCACTGATGGAGTTACCTTTTCCACTAAATCTTCATACATTGTATATGTTACGTTAGGCAAACTATTTATATTCTTTCACCTTCCGAGAAAATCGAAAAAGATACTTTAAAATATATAAATTGATGAAAACTTGCCATAGTCCTCATGATGAATCTTCTAGATTCTGAAATACCACTAGGTGGAACGAAAATAAAGAGTGTGGTCAACAATTTAATTAATTTGAAATTAATCGTATAAGTTGCTTCTATTATAGAAATAAATTGTTTTTATTTAGCGTAATACCTTTTTGGGTGAGCACGGGATTTTTATTGGTGAGCACATGCCTAATAGATGGAATATCCCCGTCTAGCCCAAGTTATTTTAATCCTAATGGGGTATAATATTAATCTTAAGCCAAGATTTCACGTTAGGGAGGAGGTCGCGTTAGGCTTAGCGAGTTATCTAGCTGGCTTATCCTCTTGGAGGACTACGTTACCACACTCCACCTTGTTGTACTATTACAAGAGGCTTGGTAGGGTTAGGTACGTTGTGTCCTTGAGTGGTCTTTACGCCATTGACGAGACTAAGGTTGTTTGCGTTAGGGGTAATTACTATTACGTTTGGATTATTAGGGATGTTGTGACTAAGGCTATTCCTTTCTTCATGGTCACTAGCTTGAGGAGTGGTTTTCACGTGTTAACATGAGGGGGATTGAGGAGATCGCGAGTAGGTACTTTAAGAGGGTTGATCGAGTGGTTTACTTGCATGATGGTTTACCAGCTTATAATGCATTTGACTGGTTTAATGTTGGGCACAAGTAGGTTACGTTTGGTAGGAGGGATTACGCTGAGCAAGGGTTTAGGACATTGAAGCATAGGCTCTCCTCTATGGACTTTCATTTCCCTTGGAGTTCAAATAGGTTAACGATTACGAGTTGGCTCTCTACCTTCTTCCTAATCTACAACATTCTTTATACTCAAGTGTATTTAGTGGATAGGGGAGTGATAATAAATGTAAATATTTCAAATGCATAAAATTGTTGACCACACTCAAAATAAACTCAAAAATCCTTTTAAGGTATCTAAACCACAGTAAACTTATGAGTAAGGGAATAATAGGTATCGTTATAGCGTTGTTAGTATTAGCTGGAGGAGTATACTACGGTTACTATTACTTTACTACTGGAGTTGTAAATGTATATATTCAAGATCCTCCAACTACCCAAGGAGTTAAAATATACTTAACTATCTCTTCCATTATGATACATAAAACTAACGCTAGCAACTACTCTTGGATAACAATTTCAAATAAGACAATCACTGTACTATTAACTTCTAATATAACATTTCTAGCATCTTCAAGAATACCTTCCGGGGAATACAATGAGATATTTCTAGAGATATCTGCTGCTCAAGTCCAACTTGGAAATATTAATATTTCAGCTAAAATACCCAGCGGAGTATTTAAAATACATATCATAAACGGTATGAATCTAAAAGGAGGCTCTTCACAATCGCTACTTATAAGCTTTCCTCATGTAACCTATGCTAATGGACAAATAATAATAAATCCTTCAATTACTGCTGAGGTTATGAGCTAAATTAAAATATAATTGGCAGATAGGTTAATATGCTGTAGATAAATAAATATATTTAATGATGGATCTAGACTCTAAAGGTAAAGGAAACCCTTTTATCTTTTACGCTGCTTATTATCCTCCACTTTATTCTAAACTTAAAGCTAAAACTTTAAGAGAATTAGTGGAGGGTATCAAGAAAGCTGATAAGTATACGTTATTTTACCACGTTTTTCATCCAATTTTTAGCTCCCACCTAATACCCGAAGAATATTCTAACGATTTTGCACACTGGATAGCTGAGAGTTTAGGAGATAAAGAGTTAGCGGAATTAGTTTCTGACATACCAGGTGCTGAGCCTAGAACCATAGAAGACATTAGAAATGATTTGATAGAAATCCTAGAACCCAGAGCAGATGAAAGAATGGGAATAAGAGAGTTTGTGTTTGTTTCATGCACACCAATAGTATACAAGACAAATTACATCGCAAACACTCTTGCCGAGTTCTTAGATTTAATACAAATAATACCCGCTAGGTCACTTGTTTGGCATTTCGTAAGTAAAAGGGTACTCGGAATTTCAAAGAGAAATGATTTTTCAGAATGGCTAGACTCTAATTTTGGACTCTCAGAACTAGCTGAGACCTTAAGTAAGATTGATCCACAAACCTATATTGAAGAAGAGGTGCTTAGGAGAGATATAATTAGAATATTAGAAAGGTGGTTATTAAGATGATAGAGAAATACGTAGAATTTATAGGAGAACATGAGCTTGATGCGATCTTTAAGATAGCGGAAAAGATAAAGGATCTATCAATACTCCATGTAAACTCTACTAAGGCAGGAGGAGGAGTAGCTGAGATATTAAACAGAATGTTACCATTAATGAAAGAATTAGGTCTCAATGTCGATTGGAAAGTAATAAAAGGAGATAATGAATTCTTTAACGTAACCAAATCTTTTCATAACTCACTACAAAATGGGACTGGGAATATACCAGAAGAATACTTTAAAATTTATGACAAATGGCAAGAGATAAACCTATCTGAAATTCCATTGGATTATGACATAATGTTTATACACGACCCACAGCCAGCAGGACTTATAAAATTCAAAAAAGGTAATAATAAGTGGATTTGGAGATGCCACATTGATATTTCAAATCCTTATCCACCGGTGTGGAACTTCCTACAGAAGTATATCTCACAATACGATAGCATGATAATCTCAGTTCCGTCATTTGGGAGAGATAATATTGAGATTCCGCAATTCATAGTTCCCCCATCAATAGACCCATTAAGTGTGAAGAATAGGGACATTCCTGAGACTACTGTATTTAGAATATTATATAAGTTTGGTATCAATGTTGAAAAGCCTTTAATAACTCAAGTATCGAGATTTGACTATGCTAAAGATCCTCTAGGTGTTATACAAGCATATAAGTTAGCCAGAAGACATGTAGATATACAGCTACTATACGTAGGAAGTCCAGCCACCGATGATCCGGAAGGTGAAAAGGTTTATAATGAGGTAGTTAAGGCTTCCAAAGGAGATAAAGATATACATCTTCTAATGTTACCGCCATACAGTGATTTAGAAATAAATGCATTTCAAACAGCATCTACTATAGTTATGCAGAAGTCTATAAAAGAAGGTTTTGGTCTAACTGTAAGTGAGGCAATGTGGAAGAGAAAACCAGTAATAGGAGGAAATACTGGTGGAATACCTTTACAAGTGATAAATGGAATTACTGGTTTCCTAGTCAATAGTGCACAAGGAGCAGCACACTACATAATATACTTAATTAGAAATGAGGAAATAAGGAAGAGACTTGGTATTAACGCTAGGGAACATGTAAGGAGAAATTTCCTCATAACTAGAGAATTAAGGGACTATCTAATGACAATAGCTTATGTGGCTAAAAGGTACGATACTTAATCTCCTTCTTGTTTTAATGAGCTAAGTTTGCCTCCTTTATATCGTAATATTATATGAAAAGATTTAGAAACCTTATAAACCTCTATTCTTATTTTATATAGTGCCAAGGTCTTCTGATGTCAGACTAACACCAGTTAGTGAAAGTCTTAGAGAAAGAGCTGAGATCATTATAAGGATGTATGATATAGAAGATGAGAAAGATTTCTACACTAATGCATTCATGAGTATAATGAACATAATGGAAAAGGACGAATCTTTATTGGGAGTAGACTTCTGCTTTCTTATCCCCTATATTCTAGTTCACGAGAACTTCTCGTTTATACATTCTTCGTATATAGAGGATAAAGGCGATTTGTATTCCAATGATGAAATTATAGAATATCTAATTAAAAAATATTTTAACTTTATAAATCCGATATATCTAAAACATTTCCTTGAATATTTAATTCCATCTACATATACCCCGTTAGTAATTAGGAATGGGAATAATTTAATCTATAAAATCAGTTTTAACAATATAAATAAAAGATTACGAGAATACGTAGAGAACTTTTTACAGACTATTGTTACAATATTGGATATAGGAAAAATAAATAGCAGCAAAGACACTCTAGAAATAGTCACACCATATCGATCTCTTATAGATTTTGTAAACCAAAATCATCATTTAGTGAGAGTTGAAAACAGTGTAATCAGCAAGAGAAACCAAATAATAACTAAATTCAATCTCAAAAATGATATTAAATCCGATAAATTTGTAAATGATTGGTCCCTCTATCAAATACTTACAATATATGATACTTTATTCAAAAATAACCTACTTTTATATAACATATTAGATAGACTAAATGATATTTACACCTTGTTCTTGGAACTGAGAAAGTCAGGTCATATTTTATTTCCCAATATAAGAGGAATCGAATATATCAATTATAGATTATTAGATAGGGAAATAATCAACAAAAACCTTGATATTTTTACCCTTCTTATTAGTCCTAAAATTAGATTAATAAAAATAAATAACCAAGAGCTTATTATTACTGGTTTAAATAATTTTGACCAGAACCTCTCTAATTTTATAAGATATGCTTTAAATGAAACAGAAATAGAAAAAGTTACTCATGGATACTTTAAAATAAAGACGAATGAGCGAATATTTTCATAACCGATATGCAAAACCCATAATTACTCCATTCCATCAATTAAACACATGACATTTCAATCTAGGCCTTGGAGAATTAGAAACGATATTTGGGAGAAATTGGACGAGATTTGCATAAAACTAAATAATAAGAAATCATATAATTGTACAGATAAAATAATACAGAGTGCGTCCGAACTAATAATGGAAGATATCGATATAACTGATATTAGTACCAGAAGCGCAATACTTGGAATTAAATATCTCATTTCATCTAACGTATTCTATAATCTCATCTCAATCGTCCAAGAGGAAAAAATATACAAAGAAATATCGAATTCGTTGTTATCATTAATAGCTAATAAAGTGCAAGAGTCAGCCTTACTAGGTCTAGAGAATTCTGAAAACAATTGCAAAGAGAGGTCAATTTTAGAGAATGTATTGAGAGGACTTACATATATTCTTGGAGAGAATATAAAATTAATTGCAGATGGAAAAACAAAGTTTGAAATAATTAATGCCACGAGTAATCCTAATATAATCAAATTCTTACACATAATAATGGAAACTCTTAGGGAAAACTTTCAAATAATCCAATTAGATGAGAGTTGTAAGTATGATAGAATTTGCTTAAAGATAGACTTCTGCTAATCGCCATCAGTTTTTCACTTTACTTACCACAACATTCATTGGCATGATACACGTAAGCTTTATCCTTATTTTCTATCTTTATAATAGTCGCATTAGGATCTAAACAAATATCTGTCAGAACTCATGTTATCACATTCACCCTCATATACACTTAATGTACTGCCAATACTTTCTTCTGTTACTTCAGCCAAGGGAGCAATTCTTAGTATTTTCACGCATATCTACAACTAACAAAATTATTAAATTCTACCTTATCTAAAATAAACGTGCAAACAAGAAGGTAATTAGATTCGTGATCATATCTAACTTCTTTGGATTCTTTCGAAATTATCTGTAACTATCAATCTTCATAAGTTTGAGAAAAATCTATTTGGAGTCTAATTTCGGTGATATAAAAAGCTTCGAATAGGTACAAATACTTCCATTTTACCATATTATACTTGTGATTAAAAGATTACTGAAAGTATTCTTTAAACTAGCACCTAGAGTACTAGCATATAGGGAGTACAGAAATAGAATCTTAAAGGAAATGCCTATCGATGAAACGGAGATAGCGAAAGAGGCTAAGAAATTTGTTGACACTTTAATTGAATTAGGCCCTACATTTATAAAGTTTGGACAGATTCTTTCAGTTAGACCAGATATTATGCCTGAAGCATATATAAGAGAACTAGCCAGATTACAAGATGAAGTTCCGCTTGCACCATTTAGTCAAGTAAGTAAAATTATCGAGGAGGAACTCGGTAATAATGTAAAGATTTTGAAAGAACTTTCTTCAGCATCTTTAGGTCAAGTTTATCTTGGAGAGTATGATGGGAAAATTGTTGCAATTAAGATAAATAGGCCTAGAATAAAGGAAACCGTGAATGAAGATATTCAAGTATTGAAAAAATTAATGCCACTTCTTAGATTTATATTTGATGAGTCATTTACTGAAATAATAAAGGTGTTTCTCGACGAGTTCTCTCGAAGAATATTCGAAGAAATGGATTACACAAAGGAGGCATTTTATTTAAATAAGATTAAAGAGGAGTTATCAGATTATCCCTCCTTAAGGATACCTTCAGTAATAAAAGCAACAAAAAGAGTGTTAATAATGGAATATATTAAGGGGTATAAAGTTACAAGTGAAGAAGCAAAAAAGATAGTTGATAACAAGATATTGGCATATAGGGTATTTAGACTGTTTATGTATATGTTACTAAACAAGGACTATTTCCATGCAGATCCTCACCCGGGTAATATAGCCGTAGACGATCAAGGGAATTTAATACTTTATGACTTTGGGATGGCTGGGAAAATAGATGAAAAGACTAGAAATCTATTGATTAGGGCATATGTGGCAATGGTAAGAATGGATGCCGATTCACTAGTGAGAGTGTTGGACGAGCTAGGCGCAATACAACCTTTTGCGGATAGGAGGGTATTAGCGAAAGGGCTAAGGCTTTTCATGCAAGCGATGCAAGGAATAGAAGTTAGTGAACTAGAACTAGAAGATTTTATGAAACTAGCTGATCAAGTATTCTTTAAATTTCCACTCAGAATGCCTCCTAAACTTGTTCTGCCTTTTAGGATGATTAACGTTTTAGATGGAACATGTAGAGAAATAGACAAGAACTTTGACTTTGTTAAATCATCAG of Sulfolobus sp. E5-1-F contains these proteins:
- a CDS encoding ABC1 kinase family protein, producing the protein MIKRLLKVFFKLAPRVLAYREYRNRILKEMPIDETEIAKEAKKFVDTLIELGPTFIKFGQILSVRPDIMPEAYIRELARLQDEVPLAPFSQVSKIIEEELGNNVKILKELSSASLGQVYLGEYDGKIVAIKINRPRIKETVNEDIQVLKKLMPLLRFIFDESFTEIIKVFLDEFSRRIFEEMDYTKEAFYLNKIKEELSDYPSLRIPSVIKATKRVLIMEYIKGYKVTSEEAKKIVDNKILAYRVFRLFMYMLLNKDYFHADPHPGNIAVDDQGNLILYDFGMAGKIDEKTRNLLIRAYVAMVRMDADSLVRVLDELGAIQPFADRRVLAKGLRLFMQAMQGIEVSELELEDFMKLADQVFFKFPLRMPPKLVLPFRMINVLDGTCREIDKNFDFVKSSVTFLEEEGYTTKVVIEQIREIVDGIWNRFRSFLLSYSQQQELINIQSNRKGNEITNYIPQMILVITIIFYAITRDIIITLIMIILALSISLSRRKNT